The Orrella daihaiensis genome contains the following window.
TGCCCGGCCCACGCCAGACATTTCCTAAAGACGCCATCGATGCGGCAGTCTATGAACTGGTCAAGCAATATCATGGGTCAGTCTCAGCCGAGCATGGTATTGGAACGCGCAAGAAACCATGGCTTGGTTATTCGCGTTCGCCTGCTGAAATTGAAGTGATGAAGGTCATTAAAAAGGCACTCGACCCCGGACAAATTTTGAACCGGGGCCGAGTGATTGATTTTTGAGGCAGTGGGTTGGGTTTAGTTCAACCGGGTCAGACCCCATGAAGTCGAGAAATCAAAATACACCACTTCTTTGGCATTCATGTCGATCTTGGACATCTCGATAGTCTGAATCGAGGGGTTGCCATGGGTGCGGAGGTAAAAGATTTTGTTTTTTAGGTCTGATACAGCTGACCAATAGGTGATTTCATAGCCACCACCACCACCGCCAAACCCACCGTCGCCAAGTGCGATCATGCCCGGTGGCAGGTCAAAGTTGTTCAGAAAATGAAATGCTGTGGCAACTTGCTTGTCCGTGGTGAGATTGGTGGGGGCGTTTTGTTTCATGAAAAATGCCCGAACAAACCTTGACGGTGAAGACATATCACCCGGCAGCCCGGTCATGCCATAGCCCGTGCTCCATGGACCAAGCACCGTGGTGCCGAGCTTGATTGAGCCAGGCTCTTTGGGCGAGAGTTTGGTGTAATTGCCCAGATTATTCAAATGCCAGTTGAAATGCGGGGCATTGGTAAGTACTGAGGTTGGGTTGTCAGAAATCTGTAACTCGCCACCGATGTATTCAATGACGATACTTTTGCCACTGGCGTCATGCAGGGTTAGATGTAGATCGACCACGCCTTTAAAGAGCTTCTGGGGGGAGCGATTGACTTTGATTTTTCTGAAGCCTTCGCGTGCCTCGTCTACCGTGGCAAAGTTGGTCAAGGCGTAGACCAGCATCTCATAGGAGGCAATCGATTGCCCTGATTCAGAAGGATCAACTTCCTGATACTCGGTAATGCCAGGCGCATACAACATGCCACCAGCCAGACCTTTTTCATTCAGACCATCAACCAGAATGGGCAACCCAAGTGCTGCCGATCCGATGGCTGCATACTTGCTGGTCCACTTCAGGCCAGTGCCTGGCTTGCCATCGACGCCGGTGCCTTCAAAGGCGATGTTGGGGGCGATTGCAATACCACGAGAGTCAATGTCAATGCCAAATTCAAGTGTGCGGCCGTAGACAAAGCCACCATCAGACCCAGGCAGCAGAAAACTGGTGCAGGCTTGCGAGACAGCTGGCCCCATCATCATGCAGGCCGCTAGTGCGCCAGCAATCCAGCGCTTATGCCAGGAAGTTGTCATGGTGATTCTCCTTCAAAAAACTGCCATATGAATTCATGGGGCAGTTTACCGGCAAAACCCCTAACTCCTATGATTCTACGTATTGTTTATTGCCCAAGAATTTCTTGTACACGGATCATGACCCATTGCCGTTCAGCATCGTTCATCTCAAGATTCAAGCTCGGCAAGCCTCGCTCAATACGCAGCAGGGCGTCAGACTCGGTGATACCCAGTTGCCAGACCTTATCTTTGACCTTCTCGGCCAATAGCTGTGACAGGTCCTCACACAGGTCATGACGGTCTTCCAGCCATTGCCTAGGCGGTGTGGGGCGTGCATGGCCGCTCGGTGTGTAGAGCGCCAGAAACGAGGCTGGAATTTGAATTTGGCGTTCAAATGACATCGGTCATGTCACCGGTGCTGGATTAAAGAGCGCGAGGCTGTTGTGAAGCTTCCAGTGCTCTGCCCAGGTTTGTTTGCCGCTTGCCACCTCCAGAATCAGGTGAAACAGTTCCCAACCCAATGACTCAATGGTCTGCTGGCCATCGGCTACCAACCCGGCGTTTACGTCCATAAGATCGTGCCAGCGTCTGGCCAGGTCGCTGCGAGTGGCGACTTTAATGACGGGGCATTGGGCTAGTCCGTAGGGCGTGCCGCGTCCAGTTGTAAAGATGTGCAGGTTCATACCAGCCGCAAGCTGCAATGTGCCACAGATAAAGTCACTGGCTGGTGATGCGTTAAAGATAAGCCCGCGCTGACCATTGAGCCTGTCGCCAGGCCCAAGCACGCCGGCAATTGGTGCAGTGCCGCTTTTGCTGATCGAGCCCATGGCTTTTTCCACGATATTCGACAGCCCCCCGCGTTTATTGCCAGGCGACGTATTGGCGCTGCGATCTACCCCGCCACGAGCGAGGTATTCATCAAACCATTGCATGTGCTCGATCAGTTTTTGCGCTACCCGTGGTGTGGTTGCGCGCGACGTTAACTGGGCAATCCCGTCGCGCACCTCGGTGACTTCGGAGAACATAACCGTGGCACCAGCACGCACCAGTAAGTCACTCGCAAACCCGAGCACCGGGTTGGCAGTGATCCCGGAAAACGCATCACTGCCGCCACATTGCATGCCAACCACGAGTTCACTGGCAGGCACGGTCTCTCGCTTTCTGGCATTGAGCCGTCGCAGGTGTTGCTCGGCTTGCAGCATGATGTGTTCAATCATGCTGTCAAACCCGATGTGTTCCTTGTCTTGTAGGCAAACCACATCAAGGTCACCCCAACGGGTATCGTTGATGGTGCCTAGTTGCTCGCGATGGATCTCAATGCTGCCCGCGGGCATCAGCCGCTCGGGTTGGAGCTTCTCGCAGCCCAAGCTCACGAGCATCACCTCCCCCCCAAAATTCGGATTCTGGGCCAGATGCCGTAATGTGCGAATCGGCACCTCCGAACCCGGGGCATCAATGGCCACGCCACAGCCGTAGGTGTGTTCAAGCGAAATGACATCATCCACATTCGGGAAGTTGGGTAACAATTTGTCCTTGATCCGTTTGACCGCAAACTCGATGACACCGGCTACGCATTGCACTGTTGAACTGATGGCCAAGATGTTGCGCGTACCAACGCTGCCGTCGGGATTACGAAACCCTTCGAAGGTATAGCCCTCAAGTGGTGGCGCACAGGCAGGCGTGGCAGTCGCTATCGGCAAATCATCTAAAGATGGTGGCTCAGGCAGTCTGAGACGGTTTTCGTGAATCCAGCTGCCAGCGGCAATGTCATCTTTGGCGTAACCAATGATGACGTTATAGCGCCGCACTGGCTGGCCCGCCGCCAGGTTCGCCAGTGCCACCTTGTGGCCTTGGGGGATTCTTTCTTGCAAGACAAGCCCGTCAGACAACTTGGTGCCGCTAGCTAAGCCACCGTCGTTGGCCACAACCGCGACATTGTCCGCAGGGTGCATTTGAATGATGACTGGCGATATCTGGCTGCCGTTATTCGGTTGGTCCATATGCTCTGGTAACTGTTTTACGATGCTATAAGCGTAGTGTGTCGCAACTCAATTGAACAGTCCTTTTATCGTTTTTCTGGGTCGTTTAACCATGTATTTGCCCAAGCATTTTGCTGCGCCATCGCAAGAGGCGATCGAGTCCCTGGTCAGAGACTATCCATTGGCTCAGGTTGTGGTTGCCGATACCGATGGGCAGTTGATTTGCAATCCAGTTCCACTGCTGTTGCGTGGCTGTCTGCAGACTGGATCTTGCTTGGTAGGACATGTGGCACGAGCCAATCCACTGTGGCGGCACGCCGGTGCTGCGCTTGCCATCTTTACTGGCCCGCAGGTTTACATCACGCCCAACGCCTATCCTGGTAAGGCTGAACATCATCGTGTGGTGCCGACCTATAACTATGCCACGGTGCAGGTGCGGGGACAGCTCGTGGCGCGTGACGAACCTGCTATCAAGCATGCGGTGGTCAATGAGTTGACGCAATTTGCTGAGCAAGATCAGCCTCACCCGTGGTCGGTGTCTGATGCGCCAGAGGACTACTTGGACGCAAGTTTGAAAGCCATCGTGGCCATTGAAATTCAGATTGAATCGGTCACCGCCAAGTTCAAGCTTAGTCAGAACCGCAACGCGGCAGATCGGGCAGGTGTGCAAAGTTATCTGGCGGGCGTTGACACGGATGGTGACGCAGCCGCCATGCTACAAATCATGCAAACCCTGCATCACGACAAACACTAAATTAACGAGGCAATCAACATGGATGACTCGCACTTACCGCCCGTCCTGCAAAACCTGTCCTTGCCGGTGATCGCATCACCCATGTTTACGATTAGTTACCCCGAGCTGGTGCTGGCACAGTGCAAAGCCGGCATTGTCGGCTCATTTCCTGCCTTAAATGCTCGACCGGCGCAAGTGCTGGATCAGTGGCTTACCGACATGAAGGCCGAGCTCGCGCAGTTCAAAGCCGACAATCCCAATAAGCCGGTTGGCCCAATTGCGGTGAACCAGATTGTGCATGACTCCAATGTGCGCCTGGCGCAAGATGTCCAGACCTGTGTCAAGCACGAGGTTCCCATTTTGATTACTTCGTTGCGTGCGCCAGTGCCGGAGATTATTGATGCGGTGCATGCCTACGGGGGCATTGTCTTGCACGACGTGATCAATATGAGGCATGCAGCCAAGGCGCTTGATGCTGGCGTAGACGGTCTTATCGTCGTGGCAGCTGGCGCGGGTGGTCATGCCGGCACGCAGTCGCCATTTGCCTTGGTTGGGGAGTTACGACGCCACTATCAGGGACCCGTGATTCTGTCGGGCGCCATCAGCACCGGTGCAGCCGTGCTGGCTGCCCAAGCCATGGGTGCAGACCTGGCCTACATCGGCACCCGATTTATTGCCAGTACCGAGGCCAATGCTGTTCAGGACTACAAAGATGCGATTGTTCGTGCGAGTGCCTCTGACATCATTTATACCGATCTCTTTACCGGTGTGCGTGGTAACTACATCCGCGAGAGCATAGAAAAAGCGGGTCTTGATCCAGATAACTTGCCTACAGACAAGCAGGACATGAACTTCTCGTCGGGCACCTCCAAACCCAAAAGCTGGAAAGACATCTGGGGTGCCGGTCAAGGAGTCGGGCAGGTTGATGACATCGTGTCGGTGGGCGAGATCGTGGACCGTCTGAAACGTGAGTATGAGGCGGCGCGCGCCCGGATCGCTTAATCTGATTTGCGACCGATCGCTTGCACGCTGATTCGAGTCTCATTGCCCTGGCGACGAATGCTATTGCGCCACGCATGTCCGTAGGCGATTTCCAAGGTCAGGGTGAGTTTGTTAGCCTGACGTTTGGACTCAAGCGCATCGATTAAGTGTTCTCGCCAAACTCGCGAAGCCAAGCTGGCTTTGCGCTGCGGGTTCGGATTGCCACCGAGGGCATATGCATCCGCTAGCAAGGCACCTGCATGGTCATAGGTCAGCGTGATGGTTTCCTGATCCATGACTGGATCTGCAAACCCGTGCTCTACCATCAGGTCCCCGAGGTCGTGCATGTCAACGAGCGGCAGGGTTGCGGTTTGTAGTCCAGCCGCTGTGATGGCTTCGCGTAATTCCTTTCCTGTGGCAGGCCCCCAAACCGTAAAAAATGCCAAACCATTCGGTCGCAACAAACGAGACCATTCACGCAGCACGTGGTGTGGTTCCGGATGCCAGTGCATGGCAAGGTTTGACCAGATCAAGTCGATCGATTCAGGGGCCAGTTGAGTGCGGTCTAGCTCAGCGTTAATCAGCTCAATGGCCGGCTTACGTCCCATAGAGCCCAGAAACCTTTGCCAAATCGATTCTTTGAGGGCTTGTCTGGCCAGCGTTAGTAGTCTTTGGTTGTGATCTAGTCCAAGGATGGTTGCCTGCGGGTAGCGTTGCCGAAGTGCCGCGAACCGTCTGCCTGCACCACAGCCAGCATCCAGAATCACTGTTGGTTCAAGCCGGATCAGCGCTAGGCGATCAAGCATGCGAGCGGCAATTTCACCGTATAAAAACTCGGCGCACTCAAGATCACCGCGACGGTCAAACTGTTGCTTGACATGTCTAGGCTCAATGGCAAGGCGCTCTAGGTGTGATGAGTTTGTCATGCTGCAAATTTAACCATGGCTAGTCGTTGCAAAATGTTGGTTGTATGAAATCTTCATTTGTTTCTCGTTTGCTCAGGCGCCTGCCTAGCCGTTGCCCTTTGTGCCAGATGGCAGCCCACGGCGGTTTGTTGTGCGCGGGATGCGAGGCAGACACGTTTGGTGCGCGCCAACGACGCTCGCTGTGCCGAACATGCGGCGTTTGCGCGACGCAATCCGGGCTTTGCAGCAACTGTGAACATGGTAGCGTGCTCGACGCCGTCGTGTGTGCGATTGACTACCAGTTCAGTGGGCAGTTGTTGATCCAGCTGTATAAAGAGGGCAAACAACTCACACTGGCCCGACTTTTAAGCGACTTGATGGTTCGAGCGGCGCAGCCATTGCTTCAGACCTACCAACTCGATGCCTGGGTGCCCATACCAGCTAGTGCGGCACGCTTGAAACACACAGGATTTAGCCCAGCGCAACAGCTGGCGCGTCTGGTGGCCTCAGCGACAAACATACCTTGTCGTCTGGACTGGCTCACCCAGCGTCATGATGGTCCTGCGCAAAAGACGCTCAATCGCAGAGAACGGTCCCTGTCAGTGCGGGGTCGATACGTGGCTCATCCGGCTGTGGCCGGTCGGCCTATTGGTGTGATCGATGATGTAGTCACCACCACCAGCACAGCAGTTGAAGTCGCGCGTGTAGCCAAAGCAGCTGGTGCCAGACAAGTGGTGGTGTTGGCTGCTGCGCGCACACCACAGCGGGCTTGAATCTGGCACAATCTCGCGCATGTTTCATGTCATTCTTGTCGAACCTGAAATCCCGCCTAATACGGGTAATGCGATCAGGCTATGTGCCAATGTGGGCGCACAGCTGCATTTAGTACGCCCTTTGGGCTTTGAGATTGATGATCGTCGGTTGCGGCGTGCAGGGCTTGATTACCATGAGTGGCAGCCCCTGAAGATACATGACACATTGGCGCACGCGTTGGCTGCGACCGGTACACCGAGTGACCGGCAATTCGCCATGACAACGCGCGGCAAGCGATTGATTGGTGAAATCACGTTTGAGCCCGGTGATGTGTTTGTATTTGGCCGCGAGACGGCCGGGTTGTCCGAGGCGCAGCGCCAACTGTTCGCGCCTGAGCAGTGGATTCGGCTACCCATGCGTGACGGCCAGCGCAGCTTGAATCTTTCCAACACAGTAGCCGTGGTGGTGTATGAGGCTTGGCGCCAGCAGGGCTATACAGGCGGGCAGTAGCCGCCATCAGATCATTCTTCGGTTGCTGAACGCGCCATCAATCGATGCACGGCATGAGCTGCTGTAACGCCCCCGAAAAGCGTATCGCAAACGGCTTCGGTGATAGGCATGGGGACGTTCATTGCTCGGGCGCGCGCCAGTACCGCTTGGGCGCATCGCGCGCCTTCTGCTGTCATGCCGCCAGCCAGAATATCAACCAATGATTCGCCCTGGCCAACGCGAAGTCCAACTTGCCGGTTGCGCGATAAGTCACCTGTGGCAGTCAGCACCAGATCACCTAGGCCAGTCAACCCAGAAAACGTCCCAGGCAAAGCGCCAAGCGCTACCCCAAACCGGGTCATTTCCGCCAAGCCGCGGGTAATGAGCGCCGCTCTGGCGTTATTGCCAAGCCCAAGTCCGTCTGAAATGCCACAGGCAATTGCCATGACATTTTTAAGGGCGCCACCGACTTCGACCCCCATCAGGTCTGACGAACTGTAGATGCGCATGTGCTCCGAATGAAACACAGAGGTAACCAGTGCGCGCAAGCTTGGGCTATCGCTTGCGACAGTTAATGCAACCGGTAGCCCGAGCGCAACTTCCTTTGCAAATGAAGGACCCGAGAGTACCCCGGTGGCTAGCTCGCGAGTGTTCATGGATGCAGCAACTAGCTCGTGTGGCAGCTTGCCTGAGTCAGCCGTTAGCCCTTTGCATAACCAGACAATGTCGGTGATATTGAGCCCTGCGCTTAGGCGCTGTTGAATCAGCTCGCAGATCTCAGGTAACCCCACCATGGGAGTGCCTAGCACTAGCAAGCCAGGCCCCTGATGTTGTGAGACGTGTTCGAGCGCTTGGTGAAAGTCACTCGAGTACTGCAATGCACTTGGCAACTCAATGCCAGGCAAGTGCTCGCTGTTGATTCGAGTTTGTGCCATGGCGGTGATGACGCTTGGCCGACGCCCCCAAAGAATGACTTCGGCGTGGCGGCAGGCAGCCGCCGCAATGGCGGTTCCCCATGCACCAGCACCCAGTACAGTGACGTGCGGGCGCAAAGGTGTATGCATGGGGTTTAGGGCTAATTAGCGTTTATTGGCGTGTGGCACCAGCGGGCAAGATGATGCCCGAGCTATCCTCAGCTTTGCCATTGGGCAGGTTGCCTTCGCCTTGTTGTGCGCCTTCGGCCTGGCGTTGCTGATACAGCGCCTGGAAGTTCACGTCAGTCAGGTGCAATGGTGGCAGTGTCGTACGGGTGATCGCATCAGCCACGTTTGCGCGCAGATATGGGTAAAGCATGGTTGGGCAAACAATACCCAAGAGCGCATCAATTTGCTCATCTGGAATGTTGGCCAGTTCAAATACACCACCTTGGGTGGCTTCTACCAGATAGACCACTTTGTCTTCTATTTTGGTGGTGACAGTTACTGTGACTGTCGATTCAAACATGGTTTCAGCCAAGCGCTGAGCACCGATGCCGATGTTGACTTCGACATTTGGGGCTTGCTGCTCAAGAAATACGTGAGGTGCGTTGGGCACCTCAAGCGACAAATCTTTCAGGTAGGCACGTTGTAGGTTAAAGGTAGGGTTATCGTTGTTTGTCGCAGTATTCTCGTCAGCCATAAAAATTCCAGTTGTGTGTCATCAGGTTTGGGCAGCGCAATCAGTCGCTGCCTTCTAGCAGCGGTAGCAGTCCGCCGGCGCGGTCAAGTGCTGCAAGGTCATCATAACCGCCCACGTGGGTGTCACCGATGAAGATCTGTGGGACAGTGCGACGGTTGGTGCGCGACATCATGGCCTCGCGCTGTGCGGGGTCGGTGTCGATGCGGATTTTTTCTATTTCTGTGACGCCGCGTTGACCCAACAGGGCTTCCGCACGTGTGCAGTATGGGCAAAATCCTGTGCTGTACATCACGACTTTTTTCACGCGTTGCCTCCGATGGATGTGTGGGTTAATGAGCGTCGTGGATTCACTTCTTTTTAGTGGAAGTTGGCAGACCGGCTTGCAACCAGGCATTTAGACCGCCTTCGATCACCATCACGCGTTCAAGCCCGGCTTTGCGTAGACGGGCTGCGCCACCGACGGCTATCTGACCACGGTCGCAGGTCACTAAAATCGGCTTGTCTTTGGGTAGCTTGGCGGCCTTGTCCGCAATCTCGGCTAGCGGGATGTTGCGTGAATGGGGAATGTGACCGTTCTGAAAGCTCGCCAACGGACGCACATCGACCACGACAGCATCCTCATGATTAATTAGTTGTACGGCTTGTGTCGTGCTGACACTGCCGCCGGCCCGGCCACGCTGAATGACAGGCCACAACAGCATCAGTCCAGAGGACAGGGCAATGCCCAAGAGCATCAAATTGTCTGTTTTTAAGAAGAAATCCACGGTTTTTTCGCTTTGCAGGTTGAGCGTCCCGGCAGGACAATGCTGCTGATTATAAAATGACTGTTCCATGATCCATGAAACAACTGACACTATGTATAAGCTTGTCCTGATGCGCCATGGCGAGAGCCAGTGGAATTTAGAGAACCGGTTTACCGGATGGACCGATGTAGACCTCACCGAAACAGGGCGCCAACAGGCCTGGGAGGCGGGGCAGTTGCTCAAAGAAAAAGGCTATACCTTTGATCTAGCCTATACCTCGGTACTAAAGCGCGCTATTCGGACCTTGTGGTTAACGCTGGATGCGCTCGACCAGATGTACCTTCCGGTGCATAACAATTGGCGGCTTAACGAGCGTCATTACGGTAATTTGCAAGGCTTGAACAAGGCAGAGACAGCCGCTAAGTTTGGTGATGAGCAGGTGTTGATCTGGCGCCGCGCGTACGCTATTGCGCCAGACCCCCTCGATTTGCAGGATCCGCGCCATCCCCGCTTTGACCCGCGCTATGCCAAGTTGACCCCTGAGCAATTGCCGGCGACCGAATGCCTCAAAGATACGGTTGATCGGGTACTGCCGTTTTGGGATGATTCAATCGCGCCGGCGATACGCTCTGGACGGCGAGTGTTGATTTCAGCGCATGGCAATAGTCTGCGCGCCTTGATCAAACATCTGGATAATGTGTCAGACGAAGATATCATCGCGCTCAATATTCCTACGGGGCAGCCCTTGGTTTATGAGCTCGATGAGAATCTGAAACCGGTTAAGCATTACTACCTGGCTGACCCAGCCGTCATCGAAGCCGCCATGGCTGCCGTGGCTGCTCAGGGTAAAGCCAAGAAGGACTGACATGACGGGGCCAGCGCACCGAGTCGCGCTGGCGCTAGCCATCGTGGCAGCGTCATTGGGGCCTGCCTTGGGTCAACCGGCCATTGAGTCGTTGGAGCAAGACCAAGCTGCGGCGCTGCAGGCCAAGCAGGACCTACAGGCGCGCATCAAATCGGTGCAAGAGCAACTCGAGCGCAGGAACAAAGAGTTTCGGCGCGCCTCAGATCAGCTGCGACAGTCTGAATTGGCTATTTCTGATGCCACCAGGCGCCTGAAGGATTTGCAGGCAGCCATTGCGCGTGGTGAGCAAGCGCTAGAGACATTGACCAAGAAAATCGCGCAGACAAACGCTGACCTCGACCGTGATCGGTCAGCGCTCGCTAGCCAGCTGCGTGCTCAGCACAGCAGCAACTTGTCGCCATGGAGTGCCTTGTTGGCTGGCAAAGACCCTCAGTCGCTTGGCAAAGAGCTCGGTTACCTCTCGTTTGTCGCTGATGCCCGAGTTAAAACCATTGAGCGCTTAAACAAGGGCGTTGCGGAACTTTCTGCATTGCAGGCCACTCAAACTGAACAGCAACAATTGCTTGCCAAGCAGCAGCAAGAAGTTCAAGCTGAACAAACGGTTTTGCGCAGAGAGCGCCAAGCAAGAGCGGATTTGCTGGCCAAGCTTGAAGGGTCAATTGCGGTTGAGCGGGCCGAGCGGGACAAACTGGTTCAAGATGAGAAACAGTTAACGGCACTGATCGAAGGGTTGGGTCAGCAAATTGCCAAATTCCAAGCCGATGCGCAGCACGCCAACGCCATCCGTCAGGAGATCCTAGAGGCTTTGCCGCAAGGTGAGGGCTTAAAGCGTGGAATTTCCATGCCAATCAAAGGGGCAATCTTGGCCCGCTATGGCAGCAGCCGGCCCGACGGGGGCGATTGGCGTGGGGTTTTGATCGATGCCAAGCCAGGCACGCCTGTGAAGGCCGTGGCAGCAGGTACTGTTGTGTATGCGACCTGGTTGCGTGGTTTCGGGAACTTGATTATTGTGGACCACGCAGACGAATTTTTAACGGTGTATGCCTATAACCAGAGCTTGCTTAAAGAGGTGGGCGATACCGTCAAGGCAGGTGATGTGATTGCCAACGCGGGTAATACGGGGGGGCAGCTTGATTCAGCCCTATACTTTGAAGTCCGGCATAGGGGTAAGCCATTGGATCCCATGCTGTATTTCAAGCGCTGACAATTTAAAGTAAAGAGCTAGCAGTCAGACCGCTAAAAAACAGGACAAAGACATGAGCAGTCGCAAACTACGCACAATCGGCTTGTTATGTACCGGCTTGGTAGCAGGGCTGTTGCTAAGCATTGGCATTTCAGCGGTCGCCCAACGCGCCAGCACTCCTTTGCCCTTAGACGAGTTGCGCCAGTTCTCCAACGTCTTTGCAGCCATCAAGGAGAACTATGTCGAAGAGGTCACCGATGACAAGCTCATCAGCGGCGCCATTTCTGGCATGTTGACCGATCTCGATCCGCACTCGGCTTACCTTGATGCTGAGGCGTTCAAAGAAATGCGTACCTCAACACAAGGTCAGTTTGGTGGTTTGGGTATTGAAATCGGCTCCGAAGATGGGTTTGTCAAAGTCATTTCACCAATTGAAGACACGCCGGCTGAGCGCGCCGGAATGCAAGCCGGTGATCTGATCATCAAAGTCGATGACACGTCAACCAAGGGGATGAGCCTGACCGATGCGGTGAAGTTGATGCGCGGACCGGTCAAGACGCCCGTGACGTTAACGGTGGTGCGCCAGGGGCAGGACAAGCCGGTAGTAGTCGACTTGGTGCGCGACATCATCAAAGTGCGTAGTGTGCGTAGTAAAACCGTCGACGATGACATTGGTTACGTCCGTATTTCACAGTTCCAGGAGCGAACTGGTAGTGATTTGGCCAAGCACCTGAGCCAACTCGATGACAAGGGTGTGCCCAAAGCTTTGATTCTGGATCTGCGCAATGACCCAGGTGGCTTGTTAACTGGTGCGATTGGTGTGTCGGCTGCGTTTTTACCGGCAGACAAACTGGTGGTGTCAACCGATGGACGGGCAGCTGATGCGCGTCGCAAATACTTGGCCAATCCGGTTGATTACGCCCGTGGCGAGGCTGATTACCTGGCCGGGTTGCCGGATTGGGTGAAGACGGTACCCATGGTGGTGTTGGTCAATGCGGGTTCAGCCTCAGCCTCTGAAATCGTGGCTGGTGCGCTGCAGGACTATAAGCGTGCAACCATCATGGGCAACCAGACGTTTGGCAAGGGTTCTGTTCAGGTTATTTTGCCGATCTCGCATGAGACCGCCATCAAACTCACGACATCGCGCTACTACACGCCTAATGGTCGATCTATCCAGGCCGAAGGCATAGAGCCCGACATTATCGTGACGGATACACCAGTTGGTAACTTGTTCTCGGTTATGCGTGAAGCTGACCTGAACAAACATCTGGAGAACGGGCAAGCCAAGAAATCCAAAGAGGATCAGTCAGACACGCAAACGCCTGAGGCCAGCAGTGAAGATGCCAACAAAGAGCAGCCCAAGCCGTTCAGGTTTGGTGAGGATGGCGACTTCCAGTTGCAACAGGCCATTAACTTCTTGCGTGGTAAGCCGGTTGACAATGGCCCGGTCGACAACCTGAAGACGGCTCAGAAGAAGTAAGCGGATTGCTCTAAAGATGCGCGATGACGAGCTGCTTCGCTATGGGCGGCACATTCTGCTTGATGAGATCGGTATCGAAGGCCAGCAAGCTTTGCTTGCCAGCAAGGTGCTGATCATCGGTGCGGGTGGTCTGGGCTCCCCGGTTTGTCTCTACCTGGCTTCGGCTGGGGTTGGTGAGATTCGCGTGGCCGACAATGACACGGTGGAGCTTAGCAATCTGCAGCGCCAAATCATGCACAGCAGTGATCGGCTCGGTAGCCTGAAGGTCGAATCAGCGCAAGTTGCCATCAATCAAATCAACCCAAACACCCGTGTCGTGCCGCTGGCTATTCGACTAGAGGGCGAGGACTTGCTTGAGCAGGTCACGGCGGTGGATCTTGTGCTTGATTGCTGTGACAATTTTCAAACGCGTCATGCCGTTAACCGGGCATGCGTTCAGGCTGGCAAGCCCCTGGTCTCTGGTGCGGCTATCCGGTTTGATGGGCAGGTATGTGTGTATGACACGCGTGATCACCTCAGTCCGTGCTATCACTGCTTGTTTCCTGAGGCCGATGACGTCAGCCCGGTCAATTGTGCAACCATGGGCGTGTTTGCCCCACTGGTTGGGGTTATCGGTAGTTTGCAGGCTGCTGAAGCGATTAAAGTGCTGGCCAACATCGGCAAGCCCTTGAAAGGACGCCTGGTGATGTTTGATGGCCGTTCGGCACAT
Protein-coding sequences here:
- a CDS encoding murein hydrolase activator EnvC family protein, which codes for MTGPAHRVALALAIVAASLGPALGQPAIESLEQDQAAALQAKQDLQARIKSVQEQLERRNKEFRRASDQLRQSELAISDATRRLKDLQAAIARGEQALETLTKKIAQTNADLDRDRSALASQLRAQHSSNLSPWSALLAGKDPQSLGKELGYLSFVADARVKTIERLNKGVAELSALQATQTEQQQLLAKQQQEVQAEQTVLRRERQARADLLAKLEGSIAVERAERDKLVQDEKQLTALIEGLGQQIAKFQADAQHANAIRQEILEALPQGEGLKRGISMPIKGAILARYGSSRPDGGDWRGVLIDAKPGTPVKAVAAGTVVYATWLRGFGNLIIVDHADEFLTVYAYNQSLLKEVGDTVKAGDVIANAGNTGGQLDSALYFEVRHRGKPLDPMLYFKR
- a CDS encoding ComF family protein encodes the protein MKSSFVSRLLRRLPSRCPLCQMAAHGGLLCAGCEADTFGARQRRSLCRTCGVCATQSGLCSNCEHGSVLDAVVCAIDYQFSGQLLIQLYKEGKQLTLARLLSDLMVRAAQPLLQTYQLDAWVPIPASAARLKHTGFSPAQQLARLVASATNIPCRLDWLTQRHDGPAQKTLNRRERSLSVRGRYVAHPAVAGRPIGVIDDVVTTTSTAVEVARVAKAAGARQVVVLAAARTPQRA
- a CDS encoding NAD(P)H-dependent glycerol-3-phosphate dehydrogenase; this translates as MHTPLRPHVTVLGAGAWGTAIAAAACRHAEVILWGRRPSVITAMAQTRINSEHLPGIELPSALQYSSDFHQALEHVSQHQGPGLLVLGTPMVGLPEICELIQQRLSAGLNITDIVWLCKGLTADSGKLPHELVAASMNTRELATGVLSGPSFAKEVALGLPVALTVASDSPSLRALVTSVFHSEHMRIYSSSDLMGVEVGGALKNVMAIACGISDGLGLGNNARAALITRGLAEMTRFGVALGALPGTFSGLTGLGDLVLTATGDLSRNRQVGLRVGQGESLVDILAGGMTAEGARCAQAVLARARAMNVPMPITEAVCDTLFGGVTAAHAVHRLMARSATEE
- the gpmA gene encoding 2,3-diphosphoglycerate-dependent phosphoglycerate mutase, yielding MYKLVLMRHGESQWNLENRFTGWTDVDLTETGRQQAWEAGQLLKEKGYTFDLAYTSVLKRAIRTLWLTLDALDQMYLPVHNNWRLNERHYGNLQGLNKAETAAKFGDEQVLIWRRAYAIAPDPLDLQDPRHPRFDPRYAKLTPEQLPATECLKDTVDRVLPFWDDSIAPAIRSGRRVLISAHGNSLRALIKHLDNVSDEDIIALNIPTGQPLVYELDENLKPVKHYYLADPAVIEAAMAAVAAQGKAKKD
- the grxC gene encoding glutaredoxin 3; this encodes MKKVVMYSTGFCPYCTRAEALLGQRGVTEIEKIRIDTDPAQREAMMSRTNRRTVPQIFIGDTHVGGYDDLAALDRAGGLLPLLEGSD
- a CDS encoding tRNA (cytidine(34)-2'-O)-methyltransferase encodes the protein MFHVILVEPEIPPNTGNAIRLCANVGAQLHLVRPLGFEIDDRRLRRAGLDYHEWQPLKIHDTLAHALAATGTPSDRQFAMTTRGKRLIGEITFEPGDVFVFGRETAGLSEAQRQLFAPEQWIRLPMRDGQRSLNLSNTVAVVVYEAWRQQGYTGGQ
- a CDS encoding rhodanese-like domain-containing protein, whose amino-acid sequence is MEQSFYNQQHCPAGTLNLQSEKTVDFFLKTDNLMLLGIALSSGLMLLWPVIQRGRAGGSVSTTQAVQLINHEDAVVVDVRPLASFQNGHIPHSRNIPLAEIADKAAKLPKDKPILVTCDRGQIAVGGAARLRKAGLERVMVIEGGLNAWLQAGLPTSTKKK
- the secB gene encoding protein-export chaperone SecB, with the translated sequence MADENTATNNDNPTFNLQRAYLKDLSLEVPNAPHVFLEQQAPNVEVNIGIGAQRLAETMFESTVTVTVTTKIEDKVVYLVEATQGGVFELANIPDEQIDALLGIVCPTMLYPYLRANVADAITRTTLPPLHLTDVNFQALYQQRQAEGAQQGEGNLPNGKAEDSSGIILPAGATRQ